The Haematobia irritans isolate KBUSLIRL chromosome 1, ASM5000362v1, whole genome shotgun sequence DNA segment acttccgaacgaaacaagctatcgacttggcacaagtagttgttattgatgtaggtcggatggtattgcaaatgggccatatcggactacgtttacgtatagcccccatataaatctacccccagatttggcttgcggatcctctttgaggagcaaatttcatccgatccggctgaaatttggtacgtggtgttagtatatgacctctaatacccatgcacaaattggtccatatcggtccataattatatatagcccccatataaaccgatccccagattttgcttgcggatcttcttggaggagcaaatataacccgatctggttgaaatttggtatgtggtgttagtatatggtctctaacaaccatacaaaaattggtccacatcggttcatatttatatatagcccccatataaacctatccccagaattggtttgcggagccgctaagagtagcaaatttcatccgattcggttgatatttggtacttggtgttagtatatgttctctaacaaccatgcagaaattggtccgtatcggttcataattatatatatagcccccatataagctgatcatccgatccggctgaaatttggtacagggcgtatgtatatggtctctaacaaccatgcaaaaattggtccacatcgatccataattatatatagccccccatataaaccgatgcccagatttggcttgcggagcttcaaagagaagcaaatttcatccgatctggctgaattttggtacagggcgttggtatatgatccctaacaaccatgcacaaattggttcatatcggtccataattatatatagcccccatataaaccgatccccagatttggcttgcggagcctcaaagagaagcaaatttcatccgatccggctgaaatctggtacatgatgttggtatatggtccctaaaaaccatgcaaaaattggtccatattggttcataattatatatagcccccatataaaccgatccccaaatttgaaggagaaaaattcatccgatccggttgaaatttggtacatttcgctagtgtatggccgataacaaccatgccaaacttggtcggTATCGatgtatattatatatagcccccaaataaaccgatgcccaatcacagaaaaatcacgattgccactcgagccaaaaataatctaccaaaattttattgccatagaaaattttgtcaaaattttatatttctatagaaaattttgtcaaattttttttcttaagaaaattttgtcaacattttatgtctttaggaaattttgttgttgtttttgatttcagcttaaaaccaagcattaactaaactacaagtgtagcttaaccaacagaggaaaagaatgtttgtcaaatttatttgggcaaatccctatagactgcaagatggttggatggacgcacgtttcggaattaccacattcctcatcagcatcctctaattgcagcaaaactagcaaccaattatcagaataaattcaggcagttcactaaacccaaaagtgaaccacactttaactttccgaaaaaaggtttacacgatagccggcttatgccgaaataaattcgtacaaacatatctattttcctttgccaccgtcaaatcatcgatttgagtgcagttggttgggtttattttgagcgtgcttcctctttttataccctgcgccacactgtggaacagggcattataagttagtgcatatgtttgcaacacccagaaggagacgagatagacacatggtgtctttggcaaaaatgctcagggtgggcttttgagtcgatatagcgatgcccgtctgtccgtgaacccatttttgtaatcaaagtctaggtcgccgttttagtccaatcgacttcaaatttggcacaagtatgtgttttggctcagaatagatacctattgatttttgaagaaatcggttcagatttagatatagctcccatatatatatttcgcccgatatggacttatatggcctaagaagccagagttttaccctaatttgcttaaaattttgcacaagaagaacaattattaccccagagttttaccccaatttggttgaaattttgcactaggagtacaattagtagtgtagtcaagtgtgccaaattttattgaaatcggttcagatttagatatagctcccatatatatcgttcgcccgatttacactgatataaccacagtggccaatcttttactctggtttaattgaaattttgcaaagggagtagaattagttgaaatcggttcagatttatatatagctcccatatatagctttaggccgatttacactcatatgaccacagaggccaattttttgctccgatttagttgaaatttttcacagagagtagaattagcattgtagctatgcgtgccaaatttggttgaaatcggttcagatttaaatatatctcccatatatagctttcgcccgatttacactaatatgaccacagaggccaatttttaactccgatttagttgaaattttgcacagggagtagaattagcattgttgctatgcgtgccaaatttgaaatcggttcagatttagatatagctcccatatatacgtttttacgatttcgacaaaaatggtcaaaataccaacattttccttgtaaaatcgccactgcttagccgaaaagttgtaaaaatgcctctaattttcctaaacttctaatacatatatattgagcgataaatcataaataaaattgcttcagatttaaatgtttcccatattttttaataacattgtgttccaccctagtgcattagccgacttaaattttaagtatatagattttgtagaagtctatcaaattctgtccagatcgagtgatatttaaatgtatgtatttgggacaagcctttatatatagcccccaacacatttgacggatgtgctatggtatcgaaaatttagatctacaaagtggagcagggtataatatagtcggccccgcccgactttagactttccttacttgttttttactaacattgtgttcccccTAGTGCATTGAcccacttaaattttgagtgtatagattttgtagaagtctatcaaattctgtccagatcgagtgatatttaaatgtatgtatttgggacaagcctttatatatagcccccaacacatttgacggatgtgatattgtatcgaaaatttatatctacaaagtggtacagggtataaaatagtcggccctgcccgactttagactttccttacttgttttattatattttctggATGTACCACATCAAGAGACGACTACTTAAGCTGGTCACAACGCCAAATGGAATCGGTATTCAAAAATGTTACTCTAGACATAAAGGAAATTAAGCTAATCTTAATAGCGTAATATTAACTCTGACATACACATTGATCGTCCAATTGACATAAATGaagaagaaattcaaaatgaCAATAAACCAAAAAGTTCAGTGGATATTTTGTCTCAGGAAACCACTACAAGGAGCTTAGCCATAATATCAAACATgagaaattttgactgaatGAATATAGTTTAGAGATTCAGTCGAGAGGAAACATCAGTGGACATTGCGAGTACCTGCTTACATCAGCAGTAGTACACCGCAGGATATCGGAGGAGACTTCGAATGTCTAATATAACCCCATAAGCCCTAGACATGGTTACACAGATGGATAGAAGAACACGGTAGTTTTTGTGGTTAAGTCGGTGGTAAAGCCAGAGCAAAGCTGAACACCGTTGTACCGTTCTTATATACAGTTCTTGGTTCTTCAAGAAGTTCCAAAAAAGTACTAACTTCATCACTACCTCTCGTAACGACAAATGATAAttagttgccaacattttcatttcaaCAGGTGGAAAGCAATCAGTGaatgaataaaaacaataatttttcaatttttttgatctCTCTGATCATAtgcattttatttacatttcacttttctaaaattgtatctaCTAATAAAAACTCCATAAGACTTAGTGGGAGTCAGGAATATGAGGAAGATGATCACCAGAAGGTTGGAAACCATGTTCATCGGCAACATATTTAACAGTGTATTCCTTACCATCATGATGATCCTTCCAGCTGAATTCTCCATGAACAACAATGTGTCCGTGGTCTTCTTTACCATCACCACCAACTACTTTGCCTTCTTCGCGATGTTTGGTATGATCACTAGTTTCCCATCTGAAAttacaagaaaaacaaattggtgAGGATCAAAACAATTATCTTATAAACTTGGATTTGAAGTTAATTCTATGTAACGAACAACTCACTCGAATGAATAGCCATCGTGATCAACTTTGGAATCTTGTTTCACAATTTCAGCATGTTCTTCATGAGCAGGAGCAGCCAAGGCTACAACAAAGAGAGCagcaaaaacaatgaaaaatttcattttcgaagAATGGTTGTTATTCCAGAAGAAGTTTTCAACTGTATGAATACCAATGACAGTAACACTAACCATTTTTATACTCCAATTCCATAGAATGGCAATGGGTCTAGTTTGAAAGAACTTGTTCGATTTCAATTAGATTTATGAATTAGGGGGATACATAATATCATAAAGTTGcatgtttcaaattttgaagtggatgatttaattttatagcaTTCATTTCtagcaaattaaaatatttccaaatgcaATTAACATCAATCATTTGGCAGTATTATCATACCATGACGAGGTCAGCTAACCCATTGATGCAAATCTCAAAGATAAAGTTTAATTTTGGCTTGAGAATTTTTAGAGAAGCTAACCA contains these protein-coding regions:
- the LOC142242195 gene encoding larval cuticle protein 65Ab1-like, producing MKFFIVFAALFVVALAAPAHEEHAEIVKQDSKVDHDGYSFEWETSDHTKHREEGKVVGGDGKEDHGHIVVHGEFSWKDHHDGKEYTVKYVADEHGFQPSGDHLPHIPDSH